One Natronomonas gomsonensis genomic window, GAGCGGCCCCGTCTCGGTCGCGCCGTAGACGTGTTTGAGATACCAGCCGAAATCGTCTTCGACGGTCCGGATGGTGGCCTCCGGCGGCGCGCTGCCGGCAGTCGCGACCCGAACGTCGTTTTCGCCGGTCGTCGCGGGGTCGTTTTCCTCGTAATAGCTCATCAGTTGGTTGAGGACAGTCGGTGCCGCACACAGATACGACACGTCCTCGGTCGTGATGGCGTCGAAGATGCCGCCGGCGTCGACGCCGCGCGTACAGACGTGTTTCGCACCGATGCCCGTGACGGCGTAGATGTGCCCCCAGCCGTTGACGTGGAACATCGGCAGCGTCCACAGGTAGATGTCGTCGTCGGTGAGTTCCTGATGGATAGTTATCAGGTGGGCGTGAATCGTCTCCGAGCGGTGGGTTCGCATCACGCCCTTCGGGTCGCCCGTCGTCCCCGAGGTGTAGTTGATGGTGATGACCTCGTCTTCGGCCATCTCCGGGCGGTCGAAGGCGCCGTCGTTGTCGAGCCACGATTCGAAGTCGTCCCACTCGCCGTCGACGGCGTCGGGGTCGTTCGTGACGAACAACTCGGTCGAGACGTCGTCTCGAATCGCCTCGATTTTCTCGGCGTACTCGTAGTCGGCGAACACCGCTTTCACGCCGGCGTCCTCGAGGATGTACTCGAAGTCCGACGGGGTGAGTCGGTAGTTCAGCGGCGTGTGGACTGCCCCGATTTGCATCGACCCGTAGGCCGCCTCCAGATGGAAGTGGGTGTTCGGGTCGAGGACGGCGACGCGGTCGCCCTTCTCGACGCCGCGAGCCTGCAGTGCGGCCGAAAACCGGTCCGCGCGGTCGCCCAGCTCGGCGTAGCTGTAGCGTTCGCCGGTCGTCGCGACCACCGCCTCCTCGTCTGCGTAGTGATTCCGTGCACGGTCGAGAAAGTCCGTCACCAGCAGTGGCTTGTGCATACACAACTCCTTACAACGAGTCGAACGTTAATTGTTCGGTAACTGTCCCACACAGCGGGATTCGGCGTCGTGACCCTCCCTCAGGCGAGGCCGATTTTCTCCTGGTAGGCGCCGTAGTGCTCCTCGAAGACCTCCATAATCTCGCCCATCGTCACGTAGGCTTTCACCGCGTCGATGATGTAGGGCATCACGTTCTCGCCGTCGTCGATAGCATCGGAGAGCGCCTCGAGCGTCGCCTCGACTTCGGCGTCGTCGCGTTCCTCCTTGGTGCGCTCCAGTCGGTCGAGTTGGCGGTCCCGCGTCTCGGGGTCGATTTTCAGGATGTCGGGGTCCGGTTCCTCGTCGATGGTGTACTGATTGACGCCGACGACGACCTCCTCGCCGGCGTCGACGCGTTTCTGGTACTCGTAGGAGGCGTCCTGAATCTCCCGGTGGAAGTACCCCTGCTCGATACCCTCGAGGACGCCGTCGCGCACGGACCCCTCACCGATGTCGCGTATCTCCTCGATGTACTCCATGATTTCGGCCTCCATCTCGTCGGTGAGTGTCTCGATGGCGAAACTGCCGCCCATCGGGTCGACGATGTCGGCGGCGCCCGATTCCTCGGCGATTATCTGCTGGGTCCGAAGTGCCACCCGAACCGCTTCCTCGCTCGGCAGGGCGAGTGCCTCGTCGTAGCTGTTGGTGTGCAGCGACTGGGTGCCGCCGAGGACACCGGCCAGCGCCTGAATCGTCGTCCGGACGACGTTGTTCAGTGGCTGTTGGGCCGTCAGCGATTGCCCCGCCGTCTGGGTGTGGAACTTCAGGCGTTTCGACTCGTCGGCCTCGGCGCCGTACCACTCGGCCATCACGCGGGCGTACACGCGGCGGGAGGCGCGGAACTTCGCGACTTCCTCGAAGATGGAGTTGTGGGAGTTGAAGAAGAAGGAAAGTAGCGGCGCGAACTCGTCGATTTCGAGGCCGCGGTCCAGACAGTCCTCGACGTAGGCGAAGCCGTCTGCGAGCGTGAACGCCGCCTCCTGGGCGGCGGTCGACCCCGCCTCGCGGATGTGATACCCCGACACCGAAATCGGGTGGAACTTCGGCGTCTCCTCGACGGCGAACTCGACGGTGTCGGTGACGACGTCGAGGGAGGGTTCCGGCGGGATGACCCACTCCTTCTGGGCGATGAACTCCTTGAGCATGTCGTTCTGGAGGGTGCCGCGGACCTCCTTTCGGTCGACGCCCTGCTGGTCGGCCAACGCGATGTACATCGCGTAGATAACGGCCGCACTGGGGTTGATAGTGAAACTCGTCGAGATTTCGCTGATGTCGATGCCGTCGAACAGCACCTCCATGTCCCGAAGCGTGTCGACGGCGACACCCTCCTTGCCGACCTCGCCCTCGCTCATCGGGTGGTCCGAATCGATACCCATCAGCGTCGGCATGTCGAAGGCCGTCGACAGGCCCGTCTGGCCCTCGTCGATGAGGTAGTGGAACCGCTCGTTGGTTTCCTCGGCGGTGCCGAAGCCGGCGAACTGCCGCATCGTCCACGTTCGACCGCGGTACATCGTCGGGTATGGCCCTCGGGTGTACGGCGGTTCGCCCGGGTAGCCGAGGTCCTCATCGTAGTCGATGTCCGCGACGTCCTCGGGGGTGTACAGTCGGTCGACCTCGTGGTTGGAGACGGTGACGAACTCGTCTTTCCGCTCTCCCTTCTCCAGGAACGGCTCAAGCGTCTCGGATTCCCAGCGCTCACGCTCGGCGCGTATCTCCGCTAAATCCTCCTCGTCGAACATACACCCGTTTCGGTAGGCGCAAGTATGAAGGTTGGCGTCGAACCGGGGGTCGTCGGCTTACTCCGGTTCCTGGAGTCGCTTCGTCGTCTCGACGAGGGGGTGGTGTGCGTAATCGACCTCCTGGATGTCGGAGATGGAGTTCAGGTTCGACTTCCGTGCGGTTTCGGCCATCCCGAGACTGACGCGTTCGTCCAACACGATGACGTAGGCGTCCATCTCCTCGATGTCGAGGCGGTCGGCTGCCTTCACCCGGTGGTGGCCATCGGCGAGGAGCAGCTGTCCGCCGTTGTCGATGACCACGAGCGGTTCGGCGAGTCCGTTTTCGAGTTCGTAGGACCGACCTTCGAGTTCGTCGGTGTACACCTTCGTCTGTGTCGGCGTCAAGTCGGAGAGTTTCACGGTTCGGCGCTCCTCGCTCGTGCCGACGCCGTGGATGCTTTCCAGCGTCTGCTGGAGTTTGCCGACCTTCTCCGGCGTCGCACGCTCGATTTGGGAGCGGATTACATCCGCATTCGAGATGATGCCGACGAGGTTGCCGGCGTCGTCGACGACCGGAAGCCGCTGAATGCCCGACCGGAGGATGACGCGCGCGGCGTCGGTGATCTTCATCTCCGGATGCGCGACGATGATGTCCTGGGTCATCACCTTGAAAATCGGGTCGGAGTCCCCGGCCAACAGCAAATCGCGCGCACTGATGAACCCCTCGACGTGGCGGCCGTCACACACCGGAAAGCCACTGTGTGCGTCGCTGTCGGCGATTCGTTTCGACACCTCGAGGACCGTATCGTCGGGGGAGACTGTCGCCACGTCGCGAGTCATGTAGTCTTTCACTCGCGGTTTGTCCTGGTACAGCGTGTTCTCGGGGTCATCGGCCATTACCCGGAGTGTGGGGGCGACGACGCAAAAACCTCACTCAAGCCCGTCGACGCCAATGAAGTCGGCGTAGACGGACGCCGCCGCGCGGTTCAGCGAGATACCGAGCGTCTCGAAGAACCGCTCGGAGATGGTCTCCTCGATGACGTCGCCGCGATCGGCCTCGTCGCTTTCCTCCAACAGCATGCCGACGGGAATCTGTGCGCCGGCCATCTCCGCGTGGCCTCCCGCGCTACCGATTTGGCTGAAAGCGTTGCGAAGCACTTCCCCGAGGTCGATATTGTCGTCCCTGGAGCGTGCCGAAACGAACACCATCTCGTCGGTGTAGCCGAAGACGAGCGTCGTCGAGACACCGTTCATCTCAAGCAGTTTGTCCGCAGCCTGTGGTAATGCGTCCCTGTCAGCGAGTTTGCCCACGCAGGACGTGAGAACGTCTTTCTGCCGTCGTCGATTGACGATGGCGTTGGCGATGATGTCCAACGTTTCGCCGGTCGTACTCGGCGATTCGATGCGTTGGATGGCGCTTCCGTCGACGAACTCGACGAGGTGGGCGGCGGCCTCGAAATCCGCTTCGGCCACTTCGCGACTGAACGCCTTCGTGTCGGTCCGGACGCCGTACAGCAATCCCGTGGCGAGCGCCGCGTCGGGGTCGATGTCGAGATGGTCGAGATAGCCGAGTATCAGCGTACTCGTCGAGCCGACATTGCTCCGCAAGTCGACGAACCGCGCCTCGATGGGCGCCCGCGTCGGGTGGTGGTCGACGACGATGTCGATGTCGGTGTCCTCGGGAAGGCCGTCGTTGACACCGGGTCGGGAGTGGTCGACCAGCGCGAAGCCGTCGAACTCCGAGAGGTCCGACTCCGGCGTGAGGTTCCGAAGGTCGTACTCGAGGAGGTTCACGAGCGCTCGGTTCTCCTGGTGGTTGATGTTGCCGTAGTAACACGCTTCGGCGTCGGTGCCGGCGGCCTCCGCGATTCGCTTGAGACCCACCGCCGACGCGATGGCGTCGGGGTCGGGGTTGTCGTGGGCGACGACCGCAAGCGTGCCGTCGATGTTCCGGAGAACGCGCTGGAGTCGGCGTGTCCTGATACCCTCATCGCCGGCACGGTCGAAGAGGAACTCCGTCGTCGGGTCGGTGAACGTCACGACTCGGTCGGCACGCGCCTCGATGGCGTCGGTAGCGTCGTCGGTTGCGTTGGGGCCGACACACGCGAGAACGAACGCCTCCGGGTAGGCAGCCCGAGCGACACCGACGAAGTTCCGGGTCTGCTCGGGGTCGTCGGGCGCGACGATTACCGACTCAACTGCGCCCGCGACGGTCCGAACCGCGTCCGCGTCGGTTGCATCGACGTCTCGGGCGTCGATGCCCCCATCACGGAGCGTCTTCGCGCGGCGCTCGTCGGCGACCAACACCAAAAGCGACCCTGCCCGGTCGAGCAGTCGTTCGACGAGTGAGAGCCCGACCGAGCCACACCCCAACACCAGCCGGTCCATATCGGTGCTGGGTAGCCAACGGTCTAAAGCGTGCTGGGACGACCGCGAAAAAGAGCGACCCGAGTTACAGGAGCGCGGCCGCGGCGTCGAAGGCCGCGTTGTCGAAGATGAGGATACCGGGCAGCAACACCACGGTCACGACGGCGGCCGTGACGACCGCGGCGTACAGCGCCGTGGGGTACCCCTCGATGTCGCGCGGTTCGTCGGGTTCGTCAATCCACATCGCCTTGACGACCCGGCTGTAGTAGAACAGGCTCAAGGCGCTGTTGACGGCACCGACCAACGCGAGCCACCAGAATCCGGCACCGACCGCGCCGGCGAAGAGGTAGTACTTCGAGATAAAGCCCCCGCCGACCGGCAGTCCCGCAAGCGAGAACATGAACACGGTCATGGCGACACACGCCACCGGTGCCTCCTTTGCGAGTCCGTTGTAGTCACGGAAGGTGCGGCCGACATCCCAGTACTCCGCGAGGGCGATGAACAGGAACGCGCCCGTGTTCATGAAGCCGTAGACGAGCAGGTGAATCATCCCCGAGCCGAGGACGAGTCCCTCGGTCCCCGGCGAGAACGCCGCCAGCGCGATGAGGACGTAGCCGGCGTGGCCGATACTCGAGTACGCGAGCATCCGCTTGACGTTCTCCTGTGTCGCGGCCGCGAAGTTACCGAGCGTCATCGTCACGACGGCGAGAATCT contains:
- a CDS encoding long-chain-fatty-acid--CoA ligase, with product MHKPLLVTDFLDRARNHYADEEAVVATTGERYSYAELGDRADRFSAALQARGVEKGDRVAVLDPNTHFHLEAAYGSMQIGAVHTPLNYRLTPSDFEYILEDAGVKAVFADYEYAEKIEAIRDDVSTELFVTNDPDAVDGEWDDFESWLDNDGAFDRPEMAEDEVITINYTSGTTGDPKGVMRTHRSETIHAHLITIHQELTDDDIYLWTLPMFHVNGWGHIYAVTGIGAKHVCTRGVDAGGIFDAITTEDVSYLCAAPTVLNQLMSYYEENDPATTGENDVRVATAGSAPPEATIRTVEDDFGWYLKHVYGATETGPLITTSDARRLFDDDSADRFAVKKKQGIGYLGTEVRVVDEDGNDVARDGNSIGEIVVRGNQVMEGYWENPEATEEAFSDRIEGYYHMGDLATIDEHGMISIQDRKKDIIISGGENISSIELEDTLFEHEAVDDVAVIPSPSDEWGETPKAFVVPANGDPENPGITSDELVAFTREHLASYKTVRRIEFVEELPTTATGKVQKYELRTEEWDDEDRMVGQG
- a CDS encoding acyl-CoA mutase large subunit family protein — translated: MFDEEDLAEIRAERERWESETLEPFLEKGERKDEFVTVSNHEVDRLYTPEDVADIDYDEDLGYPGEPPYTRGPYPTMYRGRTWTMRQFAGFGTAEETNERFHYLIDEGQTGLSTAFDMPTLMGIDSDHPMSEGEVGKEGVAVDTLRDMEVLFDGIDISEISTSFTINPSAAVIYAMYIALADQQGVDRKEVRGTLQNDMLKEFIAQKEWVIPPEPSLDVVTDTVEFAVEETPKFHPISVSGYHIREAGSTAAQEAAFTLADGFAYVEDCLDRGLEIDEFAPLLSFFFNSHNSIFEEVAKFRASRRVYARVMAEWYGAEADESKRLKFHTQTAGQSLTAQQPLNNVVRTTIQALAGVLGGTQSLHTNSYDEALALPSEEAVRVALRTQQIIAEESGAADIVDPMGGSFAIETLTDEMEAEIMEYIEEIRDIGEGSVRDGVLEGIEQGYFHREIQDASYEYQKRVDAGEEVVVGVNQYTIDEEPDPDILKIDPETRDRQLDRLERTKEERDDAEVEATLEALSDAIDDGENVMPYIIDAVKAYVTMGEIMEVFEEHYGAYQEKIGLA
- a CDS encoding CBS pair associated ParBc domain-containing protein, which gives rise to MADDPENTLYQDKPRVKDYMTRDVATVSPDDTVLEVSKRIADSDAHSGFPVCDGRHVEGFISARDLLLAGDSDPIFKVMTQDIIVAHPEMKITDAARVILRSGIQRLPVVDDAGNLVGIISNADVIRSQIERATPEKVGKLQQTLESIHGVGTSEERRTVKLSDLTPTQTKVYTDELEGRSYELENGLAEPLVVIDNGGQLLLADGHHRVKAADRLDIEEMDAYVIVLDERVSLGMAETARKSNLNSISDIQEVDYAHHPLVETTKRLQEPE
- a CDS encoding DHHA1 domain-containing protein, translated to MDRLVLGCGSVGLSLVERLLDRAGSLLVLVADERRAKTLRDGGIDARDVDATDADAVRTVAGAVESVIVAPDDPEQTRNFVGVARAAYPEAFVLACVGPNATDDATDAIEARADRVVTFTDPTTEFLFDRAGDEGIRTRRLQRVLRNIDGTLAVVAHDNPDPDAIASAVGLKRIAEAAGTDAEACYYGNINHQENRALVNLLEYDLRNLTPESDLSEFDGFALVDHSRPGVNDGLPEDTDIDIVVDHHPTRAPIEARFVDLRSNVGSTSTLILGYLDHLDIDPDAALATGLLYGVRTDTKAFSREVAEADFEAAAHLVEFVDGSAIQRIESPSTTGETLDIIANAIVNRRRQKDVLTSCVGKLADRDALPQAADKLLEMNGVSTTLVFGYTDEMVFVSARSRDDNIDLGEVLRNAFSQIGSAGGHAEMAGAQIPVGMLLEESDEADRGDVIEETISERFFETLGISLNRAAASVYADFIGVDGLE